ACCCGGGGAATATTCGGGAACTCGAGAATATTATTGAACGGGCCATGATCTTTTGCTCCGGGCATGTATTGACGGCCGATTACCTCCCTCGTGAATTGCACGACACGGTGAAACAGACGACTAGTTCCGTATCGGTCGGACAAGAACGACTGATCCGTATCGAAATGCAAGTCGGGAAACAAACGCTTGAGCAAATCGAGGAGTCGATTATCGAAGAAACCTTACGGCTAGCGGACTACAACAAGAGTCTCGCGGCCAAACAGCTGGGGCTCACACGGTTTTCGTTAGATCGACGGTTGAAAAAATACAACTGAACGGCAGCGCATGGATATCGCAATCAGTTTTGTGCCTGTGATGTGCTTGAGCGAGTGAAGGGATTGATGCAGGGGGGGCGATCGTAACGAACGACAGCGATCGGTGACTCGTCGGATGGCACTCACCAAGGCGGGGGAGCCTTCGCTTGACTCATTACCGAGTACTAATCCAGCGCCGACCCAACCCGCGTTGTCGATCAGGCCTGAGACGACTTCTTTTTGCCGAAATATTCTTGTCTGCTCACGGCGACGTCCGCGACATACATGAAGCCCGAGTGCCGCTCGAAAAGGGGCTTCAGCCCGGCCAGGATGGGTTCCACCTTTTCTTCCGGGACGACCGTCAGGATCATTTCGAGGCTTTCTTGCTCGCTGAACATGAAATGCGCCTCCCGCACCCCATGGTGTCCTTTGCCGGAGATATTGCCGATAATCGTGTACCCGCTGGCATGCACGCGATCCAGTAGTTCAGTCACGAACGCCCGGTGTTCGCCCGCGATGATCACACGAATTTCTTTCATCGGATGCAAACGTAGCCCGCCCATCGATCTACTCCTTTCCGGTCTCCAATGTGATCACGATGTCACCACCGATTCTTCCTGCACGATCCGAACCCATTCCCCGTTTGGTCGATAGCGATACCAGTCTCCACCCTCTGGGTCGAGGACGATCAGGTGAACCCATTCGTTGTGATAATAATGCTGAAGAACTTCATGCCGGGCAATCAGTTTTTCGATTCCGCGCCGAGGCGCTTCGACGATTGTCAGTAACCGCATCGGCTCGTGGTACGGCATCTCCCCGTTCATCACGGTTTGTCGCGCCAATCCGAGTCGAAGATCACTCCAGGGGCCGGACATGATGCCGAACCGTCCAACCACATTGTGATAGATCTTGCTGCCGCTGCCGTACACTTCGTTATCGACGGCAGAGAAATAGTGTTCCATGTTGATCCATTGTGCAACAACCTGAGGAGCGGTCAACAAGACCTCAAGGAAACGAGTCGTCGGGTCCTCTCGATAGTCATACGAGTGCAGAAACATCCGACCATTGAAGTCTAGTCCTTTCGTCAGTTCGCGACGACCGATCAGGAACGTGGTATTGCCGGAGAGCCCCCACTCGGGGCGAACTTGACTCCAGTCCACACTGCGCCGGCGCACATGGGCGGTGGCTTGTGATTCGTCCAGCGGCTGCTGAATCTCCGGGAATCGTCCGCATCGCTCATGGCTCGCCAATTCCGCAGCCTCCCTGAGATCTTCCTGGAGTCGCGCAAGGTCGGCGCGATGGGTCGGAGGCACATCTTCGAGGTCGAATAATCGGACAGCGTCTGTGGTGGTATCCATCTGGCCGGCGAGGAAGTGTGTGTCGGAAGGGATATCAAGCCCGGCCTTCCGTAAACGTGCACGGACCTTGTCATGATTTGCCATCATGGCGAGGACGCGGGCATTGGGTTGTCCTTCATTCCCTCCGCACGCGCCACAGTCGAGCGCTGACTCATAGGGATTATTGTCCGATGTGCTGCCATGTGCACAGAACAGAATGAGCCGAGCAAAGTTCTTTGTCAGTCCCATCATCCGCAAGGCGGTCTCGACGGTCAAA
The Candidatus Nitrospira nitrosa DNA segment above includes these coding regions:
- a CDS encoding P-II family nitrogen regulator: MGGLRLHPMKEIRVIIAGEHRAFVTELLDRVHASGYTIIGNISGKGHHGVREAHFMFSEQESLEMILTVVPEEKVEPILAGLKPLFERHSGFMYVADVAVSRQEYFGKKKSSQA